The following are from one region of the Pelagibius sp. CAU 1746 genome:
- a CDS encoding NADH-quinone oxidoreductase subunit B family protein codes for MGVDTLQKAGAPLPPGERQDAVLSQVATEISDKGFVVAQMDKLAAWAQSGSLWPMTFGLACCAVEMMHTACSRYDLDRFGMVFRPSPRQSDVMIVAGTLTNKMAPALRKVYDQMPEPRWVISMGSCANGGGYYHYSYSVVRGCDRVVPVDIYVPGCPPTAEALLYGVIQLQKKIKRSAALAR; via the coding sequence ATGGGAGTAGACACGCTGCAGAAGGCCGGCGCGCCGTTGCCCCCGGGCGAACGGCAGGATGCGGTGTTGAGCCAAGTGGCCACGGAGATTTCCGACAAGGGCTTCGTGGTCGCTCAGATGGACAAGCTCGCCGCCTGGGCCCAGTCCGGCTCGCTGTGGCCGATGACCTTCGGTCTGGCCTGCTGTGCCGTCGAGATGATGCACACAGCCTGCAGCCGTTACGACCTCGACCGTTTCGGCATGGTCTTCCGCCCCAGCCCGCGCCAGTCCGACGTGATGATCGTCGCCGGCACGCTGACCAACAAGATGGCGCCGGCCCTGCGCAAGGTTTACGACCAGATGCCGGAGCCGCGCTGGGTCATCTCGATGGGATCCTGCGCCAACGGCGGCGGCTACTATCACTACTCCTATTCCGTCGTGCGCGGTTGCGACCGCGTGGTGCCGGTGGACATCTACGTTCCCGGCTGCCCGCCGACGGCGGAGGCGCTGCTCTACGGCGTGATCCAACTTCAAAAGAAGATCAAGCGGAGCGCGGCCCTTGCTCGTTGA
- a CDS encoding NADH-quinone oxidoreductase subunit C — protein MNEALRDLGDFLDAAIGDDLLAVDIAYDQLNLHIKRDAVVKVLTFLRDDQNCQFKQLVDVTAVDRPDQAERFEVVYNLLSLKLNQRIRVKLSTDERTAVTSVCGVFSSAIWLEREVWDMFGVFFSGHPDLRRILTDYGFEGHPLRKDFPLTGFKEVRYDEEQKRVVYEPVKLPQEFRRFDFMSPWEGMLRLPGDEKAEPAPSETKSEGSGA, from the coding sequence ATGAACGAAGCGCTGCGAGACCTTGGCGACTTTCTCGACGCAGCGATCGGTGACGATCTGCTGGCAGTCGACATCGCCTATGACCAACTGAACCTGCACATCAAACGGGACGCGGTCGTCAAAGTACTGACCTTCCTGCGCGACGACCAGAACTGTCAGTTCAAGCAACTGGTCGACGTGACGGCGGTGGACCGCCCGGACCAGGCCGAGCGTTTCGAGGTCGTCTACAACCTGTTGTCGCTGAAGCTGAACCAGCGCATCCGCGTGAAGTTGTCGACTGACGAGCGCACGGCAGTGACCTCGGTGTGCGGCGTCTTCTCCTCGGCCATCTGGCTGGAGCGCGAAGTCTGGGACATGTTCGGCGTCTTCTTCTCCGGCCATCCCGACCTGCGGCGCATTCTTACCGACTACGGTTTCGAGGGACATCCGCTGCGCAAGGACTTCCCGCTGACCGGTTTCAAGGAAGTGCGCTATGACGAAGAGCAGAAGCGGGTGGTCTACGAGCCGGTGAAGCTGCCCCAGGAATTCCGCCGCTTCGATTTCATGAGCCCCTGGGAGGGTATGCTGCGGCTGCCGGGCGACGAGAAGGCCGAGCCGGCGCCGAGCGAGACCAAGAGCGAGGGGAGTGGCGCCTGA
- a CDS encoding NADH-quinone oxidoreductase subunit D yields the protein MPEVQIKPLTLNFGPQHPAAHGVLRLVLEMDGEVIERADPHIGLLHRGTEKLIEYKTYLQAVPYFDRLDYVAPMNQEHAFALAVERLLGIEVPKRGQYIRVLYCEIGRILNHLLNITTFAIDVGAMTPILWGFEEREKLMEFYERACGARLHAAYFRPGGVHQDLPAGLLDDIKTFCGTFPKVIDDMEGLLTENRIFRQRTVDIGVISKEEANDWGFSGPMLRGSGVPWDLRKSQPYDCYEELEFDIPVGKNGDCFDRYLVRIEEMRQSLRIMEQCIEKMPGGPVQVADHKITPPKRGDMKRSMEALIHHFKLYTEGYHVPPGDTYAAVEAPKGEFAVYLVADGGNRPYRCKIRAPGFVHLAAMDYMCRGHMLADSVAILGSMDIVFGEVDR from the coding sequence ATGCCCGAGGTACAGATCAAGCCGCTGACCCTAAACTTCGGTCCGCAGCATCCGGCCGCCCACGGCGTGCTGCGCCTGGTGCTGGAAATGGACGGCGAGGTGATCGAGCGTGCCGACCCGCACATCGGTCTGTTGCACCGGGGCACCGAGAAGCTCATCGAGTACAAGACGTACCTGCAGGCGGTGCCTTATTTCGACCGCCTGGACTACGTGGCGCCGATGAACCAGGAGCATGCCTTCGCCCTGGCCGTGGAGCGCCTGCTCGGCATCGAGGTGCCCAAGCGCGGCCAGTACATCCGCGTGCTCTACTGCGAGATCGGGCGCATCCTCAATCACCTACTGAACATCACCACCTTCGCCATCGACGTCGGCGCCATGACGCCGATCCTCTGGGGCTTCGAGGAGCGCGAGAAGCTCATGGAGTTCTACGAGCGGGCCTGCGGCGCGCGGCTTCACGCCGCCTATTTCCGCCCCGGCGGTGTGCACCAGGACCTGCCGGCCGGGCTGCTGGACGATATCAAGACCTTCTGCGGAACCTTCCCCAAGGTCATCGACGACATGGAAGGCCTGCTGACCGAGAACCGCATCTTCCGCCAGCGCACCGTCGATATCGGCGTGATCAGCAAGGAAGAAGCCAACGACTGGGGCTTCTCCGGCCCCATGCTGCGCGGCTCCGGCGTGCCTTGGGATCTGCGCAAGTCGCAGCCATACGACTGCTACGAAGAGCTGGAATTCGACATTCCCGTCGGCAAGAACGGCGACTGCTTCGACCGCTATCTGGTGCGCATCGAGGAAATGCGCCAGAGCCTGCGCATCATGGAGCAGTGCATCGAGAAGATGCCGGGCGGTCCCGTGCAGGTCGCCGACCACAAGATCACGCCGCCCAAGCGCGGCGACATGAAACGCTCCATGGAAGCGCTGATCCACCACTTCAAACTCTATACCGAGGGCTACCACGTGCCGCCGGGCGACACCTACGCCGCGGTCGAGGCGCCCAAGGGCGAATTCGCGGTCTATCTGGTGGCCGACGGCGGCAACCGCCCCTACCGCTGCAAGATCCGGGCGCCGGGCTTCGTTCACCTGGCGGCGATGGACTATATGTGCCGCGGCCATATGCTGGCCGACAGCGTCGCCATCCTCGGTTCCATGGATATCGTCTTCGGGGAAGTCGACCGATGA
- the nuoE gene encoding NADH-quinone oxidoreductase subunit NuoE → MKISSYPEPQSEGFSFSPENAARAETICARYPEDRRASATIALLDLAQRQNGGWLSREAIEFVAGYLEVAPIRVYEVASFYTMFNLKPVGKHFIQVCRTTPCWLRGSDGLTNACKKKLGVGIGEVTGDGMFSVVEVECLGACANAPMVQINDHYYEDLTPERMEEIIDELRAGEEVTVGSQTGRLSSAPEGGPQTLLKVVEPGEGD, encoded by the coding sequence ATGAAGATCAGCAGTTATCCCGAACCCCAGAGCGAAGGCTTCAGCTTCTCCCCGGAGAACGCGGCGCGGGCCGAAACCATCTGCGCGCGCTACCCGGAAGATCGCCGGGCCAGCGCCACCATCGCGCTGCTCGACCTGGCGCAGCGCCAGAACGGCGGTTGGCTGTCTCGCGAGGCCATCGAGTTCGTCGCCGGCTACCTGGAAGTGGCGCCGATCCGCGTCTACGAGGTCGCGTCCTTCTATACGATGTTCAACCTGAAGCCGGTCGGGAAGCATTTCATCCAGGTCTGTCGCACCACGCCCTGTTGGCTGCGCGGCTCCGACGGCCTCACCAACGCCTGCAAGAAGAAGCTGGGTGTCGGTATCGGCGAGGTCACCGGGGACGGCATGTTCAGCGTTGTCGAGGTAGAGTGCCTGGGCGCCTGCGCCAACGCGCCCATGGTGCAGATCAACGATCACTACTACGAAGACCTCACGCCCGAGCGCATGGAAGAGATCATCGACGAGCTGCGTGCCGGCGAGGAGGTCACGGTCGGCTCGCAGACCGGGCGGCTGTCCTCGGCACCGGAAGGCGGTCCGCAGACGCTGCTGAAAGTCGTCGAGCCGGGGGAGGGCGATTAG
- the nuoF gene encoding NADH-quinone oxidoreductase subunit NuoF yields the protein MLQDKDRIFTNLYGQDDWALAGAKRRGVWDNTKALLELGRDNIVEQIKESGLRGRGGAGFPTGLKWSFMPKDRGDRPAYLVVNADESEPGSCKDREILRNDPHRLLEGCLVAGFAMGASACYIYIRGEYYHESSQIQKAIDEAYDAGLIGKNACGSGYDYDIYLHRGAGAYICGEETALLESLEGKKGQPRLKPPFPAACGLYGCPTTINNVETIAVTPEILRRGVSWWSGFGRPNNTGTKIFSISGHVNKPLNVEEEMSIPLKELIEKHAGGVIGGWDNLLAVIPGGSSVPCLPASTCSNILMDFDSLREAQSGLGTAAVIVMDKSTDIVEAIARLSHFYMHESCGQCTPCREGTGWMYRVMTRLVRGEAELEEIDTLLDVTYQVEGHTICALGDAAAWPIQGLLRHFRPEVERRIKERKQSMAAAE from the coding sequence ATGCTGCAGGACAAGGACCGCATCTTCACCAATCTCTACGGCCAGGACGACTGGGCCCTGGCCGGGGCCAAGCGCCGCGGGGTCTGGGACAACACCAAGGCCCTGCTGGAGCTGGGCCGCGACAACATCGTCGAGCAGATCAAGGAATCGGGCCTGCGCGGGCGCGGCGGCGCCGGCTTCCCGACCGGCCTGAAGTGGTCTTTCATGCCCAAGGACCGCGGCGACCGCCCGGCCTATCTGGTGGTCAACGCCGACGAGTCCGAGCCGGGGTCCTGCAAGGACCGCGAGATCCTGCGCAACGACCCGCACCGTCTGCTGGAAGGCTGCCTGGTGGCCGGCTTCGCCATGGGCGCTTCGGCCTGCTACATCTACATCCGCGGCGAGTACTATCACGAGAGCTCGCAGATCCAGAAGGCCATCGACGAGGCTTATGACGCGGGGCTGATCGGCAAGAACGCCTGCGGCAGCGGCTACGACTACGACATCTATCTGCACCGCGGCGCCGGCGCCTACATCTGCGGCGAGGAAACCGCGCTGCTGGAAAGCCTGGAAGGCAAGAAGGGCCAGCCGCGCCTGAAGCCGCCTTTTCCGGCGGCCTGCGGCCTCTACGGCTGCCCGACCACCATCAACAATGTCGAGACCATCGCCGTCACGCCGGAGATTCTGCGCCGCGGCGTTTCCTGGTGGAGCGGCTTCGGCCGGCCCAACAACACCGGCACCAAGATCTTCTCGATCTCGGGCCACGTGAACAAGCCGCTGAACGTGGAAGAAGAGATGAGCATCCCCTTGAAGGAGCTCATCGAAAAACACGCCGGCGGCGTCATCGGCGGCTGGGACAACCTGCTGGCGGTGATCCCGGGCGGCTCCTCGGTGCCCTGTCTGCCGGCCTCGACCTGCTCGAACATCCTCATGGACTTCGATTCGCTGCGCGAGGCCCAGTCGGGCCTCGGCACCGCGGCGGTCATCGTCATGGACAAGTCGACGGACATCGTCGAGGCCATCGCCCGGCTGTCGCACTTCTACATGCACGAGAGCTGCGGCCAGTGCACGCCCTGCCGCGAAGGCACGGGCTGGATGTACCGGGTGATGACCCGCCTGGTGCGCGGCGAGGCGGAGTTGGAAGAAATCGATACGCTGCTGGATGTGACCTATCAGGTCGAAGGGCACACCATCTGCGCGCTCGGCGATGCCGCGGCCTGGCCGATCCAGGGCCTGCTGCGCCACTTCCGCCCGGAAGTGGAACGCCGCATCAAGGAGCGTAAGCAGTCCATGGCGGCAGCGGAGTAG
- the nuoG gene encoding NADH-quinone oxidoreductase subunit NuoG, with protein sequence MPKLTIDGKEIEVADGLSVLQACELAGVEIPRFCYHDRLSVAGNCRMCLVEMERAPKPIASCAMPVGEGMVIKTDTDKVKKARNGVMEFLLINHPLDCPICDQGGECDLQDQAMAYGFDRSRYDENKRAVSEKYMGPLIKTIMTRCIQCTRCVRFATEIAGVEEIGLVNRGEHAEITTLEQAIDSELSGNLVDVCPVGALTSKPYAFVARPWELRKTDSIDVLDAVGSNIRVDTRGREVMRVLPRLHEDINEEWINDKTRHACDGLSRQRLDRPYLRNQSGRLEAVSWNVAFKAIAKRLSGLSGDKIAAIAGDLCDAESMLALKDLMAGLGSPNLDCRQDGAKIDASCRAGYIFNSSIAGIESADAILIVGANPRWEAAMVNARLRKRFLQGGVKIGLIGQQVDLTYGYDYLGAGAESLAEIAEGKSAFAEVLRKAERPMIILGMGALARADGAAVLAAARKIAESSGMVSDTWNGFNVLHTAAARVGGLDLGFLPGEGGRDTDAILAGCEEGAIEALFLLGADELDMGRLGEAGKGPFVIYQGHHGDAGAHRADVILPGAAYTEKNATYVNTEGRVQLARLAAFPPGEAREDWTILRALSEVVGKRLPYDNLGEVRQRLIEINPVFAAVDQVEAAAWGDFGKEGKMEATPFTSPVGVFYMTDPISRASETMAQCTEAFSLGVRKGTGTHG encoded by the coding sequence ATGCCGAAGCTGACGATCGACGGCAAGGAGATCGAAGTCGCGGACGGCCTGTCCGTCCTGCAGGCCTGCGAACTCGCCGGGGTCGAAATCCCGCGTTTCTGCTATCACGACCGCCTCTCGGTGGCCGGCAATTGCCGCATGTGCCTGGTGGAGATGGAACGCGCGCCCAAGCCGATCGCTTCCTGCGCCATGCCGGTGGGCGAGGGGATGGTCATCAAGACCGACACCGACAAGGTGAAGAAGGCGCGTAACGGCGTCATGGAGTTCCTGCTGATCAACCATCCGCTCGACTGCCCGATCTGCGACCAGGGCGGCGAGTGCGACCTGCAGGACCAGGCCATGGCCTACGGTTTCGACCGCAGCCGCTATGACGAGAACAAGCGCGCGGTCTCCGAGAAGTACATGGGCCCGCTGATCAAGACGATCATGACCCGCTGCATCCAATGCACCCGCTGCGTGCGTTTCGCCACCGAGATCGCCGGCGTCGAGGAAATCGGTTTGGTGAACCGCGGCGAGCACGCCGAGATCACCACCCTGGAACAGGCCATCGATTCCGAGCTCTCGGGCAATCTCGTCGACGTCTGCCCGGTGGGCGCGCTGACATCGAAGCCTTACGCCTTCGTGGCCCGGCCCTGGGAACTGCGCAAGACGGACTCGATCGACGTGCTGGACGCGGTGGGGTCCAACATCCGCGTCGACACCCGTGGGCGCGAAGTGATGCGCGTGTTGCCCCGCCTGCACGAGGACATCAACGAGGAATGGATCAACGACAAGACCCGCCACGCCTGTGACGGGCTGTCGCGCCAGCGCCTCGACCGGCCCTATCTGCGCAACCAGTCGGGCCGCCTGGAGGCCGTTTCCTGGAATGTCGCCTTCAAGGCCATCGCCAAGCGCCTGAGCGGCCTTTCCGGCGACAAGATCGCCGCCATCGCCGGCGACCTCTGCGACGCCGAGTCCATGCTGGCGCTGAAGGACCTCATGGCCGGGCTGGGTTCTCCCAACCTGGACTGCCGCCAGGACGGGGCCAAGATCGACGCCTCCTGCCGCGCCGGCTACATCTTCAACAGCTCCATCGCCGGCATCGAGTCCGCCGATGCGATCCTTATCGTCGGCGCCAACCCGCGTTGGGAAGCGGCGATGGTCAACGCCCGCCTGCGCAAGCGCTTCCTTCAGGGCGGCGTGAAGATCGGCCTCATCGGCCAGCAGGTCGACTTGACCTACGGCTACGACTACCTGGGCGCCGGGGCCGAGAGCCTGGCGGAGATCGCCGAGGGCAAAAGCGCCTTCGCCGAGGTGCTGCGGAAGGCCGAGCGGCCGATGATCATTCTCGGCATGGGGGCGCTGGCGCGCGCCGACGGCGCCGCGGTGCTGGCCGCCGCGCGCAAGATCGCCGAGAGCAGCGGCATGGTTTCAGATACCTGGAACGGCTTCAACGTGCTGCACACCGCGGCGGCGCGGGTCGGCGGCCTGGACCTCGGCTTCCTGCCGGGCGAGGGCGGGCGCGACACCGACGCCATTCTCGCCGGCTGCGAGGAGGGCGCCATCGAGGCGCTCTTCCTGCTGGGCGCCGACGAGCTCGACATGGGCCGTCTGGGCGAGGCGGGCAAGGGACCCTTCGTGATCTACCAGGGCCACCACGGCGATGCCGGCGCGCACCGTGCCGACGTGATCCTGCCGGGCGCAGCCTACACGGAAAAGAATGCCACCTACGTGAACACCGAGGGACGGGTGCAGCTCGCCCGCCTGGCGGCCTTCCCGCCGGGCGAGGCGCGCGAGGACTGGACCATTCTCCGGGCGTTGTCCGAGGTGGTGGGTAAGCGGCTGCCTTACGATAACCTGGGCGAGGTCCGCCAACGGCTGATCGAGATCAACCCGGTCTTCGCCGCGGTGGATCAGGTCGAGGCAGCCGCCTGGGGCGATTTCGGTAAGGAAGGCAAGATGGAGGCGACACCCTTCACCTCGCCGGTGGGGGTGTTCTACATGACCGACCCGATCAGCCGTGCTTCCGAGACCATGGCGCAGTGTACAGAGGCCTTCTCGCTTGGCGTCAGGAAGGGGACCGGCACTCATGGCTGA
- the nuoH gene encoding NADH-quinone oxidoreductase subunit NuoH yields the protein MFDLAYAWLLNDPIGQATYILIKIVAILIPLLLSVAYLTYAERKVIAAMQLRKGPNVVGPFGLLQPIADAVKLLFKETILPSGANRIVFLMAPMLTFILAMIGWAVIPFDAGLVLADINVGILYLFAISSLGVYGVIMAGWASNSKYPFLGALRSAAQMVSYEVSMGFVIITVLLLVGSLNLSDIVMAQQGDYGLFSWFWLPMLPMFVIFFISVLAETNRSPFDLPEGESELVAGFFVEYSSMTFALFFLGEYANMILMSAMTAILFLGGWLPPVDIAPFTWIPGPIWLIAKICVVLFFFLWVRATFPRYRYDQLMRLGWKVFLPFSLFWVVLTAGVLVAFDWVPNT from the coding sequence ATGTTCGATCTGGCCTACGCCTGGCTCCTCAACGATCCCATCGGCCAGGCGACTTACATCCTGATCAAGATCGTTGCGATTCTCATCCCGCTGTTGCTTTCGGTGGCCTACCTGACCTACGCGGAGCGCAAGGTCATCGCGGCCATGCAGCTACGCAAGGGGCCCAACGTGGTCGGGCCCTTCGGCCTGCTGCAGCCCATCGCCGATGCGGTGAAGCTGCTGTTCAAGGAAACCATTCTGCCGTCGGGCGCCAACCGCATCGTTTTCCTCATGGCGCCGATGCTGACCTTCATCCTGGCGATGATCGGCTGGGCGGTGATCCCCTTCGACGCGGGCCTGGTGCTGGCCGATATCAACGTTGGCATTCTCTATCTCTTCGCCATCTCCTCGCTGGGCGTCTACGGCGTCATCATGGCGGGCTGGGCTTCCAACTCGAAGTATCCCTTCCTCGGCGCCCTGCGCTCGGCCGCGCAGATGGTGTCTTACGAAGTCTCCATGGGCTTCGTCATCATCACCGTGCTGCTGCTGGTGGGCTCGCTGAACCTTTCCGACATCGTGATGGCGCAGCAGGGCGACTACGGCCTGTTCAGCTGGTTCTGGCTGCCCATGCTGCCGATGTTCGTCATCTTCTTCATCTCGGTGCTGGCGGAGACCAACCGCTCGCCCTTCGACCTGCCGGAAGGCGAGTCGGAGCTGGTGGCCGGCTTCTTCGTCGAATACTCCTCGATGACCTTCGCCCTGTTCTTCCTGGGCGAATACGCCAACATGATCCTGATGAGCGCGATGACTGCGATCCTGTTCCTCGGCGGCTGGCTGCCGCCGGTGGACATCGCGCCCTTTACCTGGATCCCGGGGCCGATCTGGCTGATCGCGAAGATCTGCGTGGTCCTGTTCTTCTTCCTTTGGGTGCGGGCGACCTTCCCGCGCTACCGCTACGACCAGCTCATGCGTCTGGGCTGGAAGGTGTTCCTCCCATTCTCGCTGTTCTGGGTGGTGCTGACCGCCGGCGTGCTGGTGGCTTTCGACTGGGTGCCGAACACATGA
- the nuoI gene encoding NADH-quinone oxidoreductase subunit NuoI, with amino-acid sequence MGMIDRGLRSLLLSELFSGMSLTLRYFFKPKVTLNYPYEKGPLSPRFRGEHALRRYPNGEERCIACKLCEAICPAQAITIEAEPRDDGSRRTTRYDIDMTKCIYCGFCQEACPVDAIVEGPNFEFATETREELFYNKEKLLANGDRWEPEIAQNLELDAPYR; translated from the coding sequence ATGGGCATGATCGACCGTGGCCTGCGCAGCCTTCTGCTCAGCGAGCTCTTTTCGGGCATGTCGCTGACCCTGCGCTATTTCTTCAAGCCGAAGGTGACGCTGAACTACCCCTATGAGAAGGGGCCGCTGAGTCCGCGCTTTCGCGGTGAGCACGCGCTGCGGCGCTATCCCAACGGGGAAGAGCGCTGCATCGCCTGCAAGCTCTGCGAGGCGATCTGCCCGGCTCAGGCCATCACCATCGAGGCGGAGCCGCGCGACGACGGCAGCCGGCGCACCACGCGCTACGACATCGATATGACGAAGTGCATCTACTGCGGCTTCTGCCAGGAAGCCTGCCCGGTGGACGCCATCGTCGAGGGGCCGAATTTCGAGTTCGCCACGGAAACCCGCGAAGAGCTGTTCTACAACAAGGAAAAGCTGCTCGCGAACGGTGACCGCTGGGAACCCGAGATCGCCCAGAACCTGGAGCTTGATGCGCCCTATCGCTGA
- a CDS encoding NADH-quinone oxidoreductase subunit J codes for MIIQALAFYLFAAVTVAAGVMVVSARNPVHSVLFLILAFFNSAGLFVLMGAEFLAMILVVVYVGAVAVLFLFVVMMLDINFVRMREGFLQYLPLGGMIGLILLVELVMVGGAWVVSPAAETAALHPTAPAGDLHNTRALGGVIYTDYIYLFQAAGLVLLVAMIGAIVLTLRQREGVRRQSIAKQVSRSRAESVEIKQVPSRSGV; via the coding sequence ATGATCATTCAGGCCCTGGCGTTCTATCTCTTCGCCGCGGTCACCGTCGCCGCCGGCGTCATGGTGGTCAGCGCCCGCAACCCTGTACATTCGGTACTGTTCCTGATCCTCGCCTTTTTCAACTCGGCGGGGCTCTTCGTGCTGATGGGCGCCGAGTTTCTAGCCATGATCCTGGTGGTCGTCTACGTCGGCGCCGTGGCGGTGCTGTTCCTCTTCGTGGTCATGATGCTGGATATCAACTTCGTGCGCATGCGCGAGGGCTTCCTTCAGTACCTGCCCCTGGGGGGAATGATCGGGCTGATCCTGCTGGTCGAGCTCGTCATGGTGGGCGGCGCCTGGGTCGTCTCGCCGGCTGCCGAGACGGCGGCTCTGCACCCGACGGCCCCGGCCGGCGACCTGCACAACACGCGCGCGCTCGGCGGGGTCATCTACACCGACTACATCTATCTCTTCCAGGCGGCCGGTCTGGTGCTGCTGGTCGCCATGATCGGCGCCATCGTGCTCACCCTGCGTCAGCGTGAGGGCGTTCGCCGGCAGTCGATCGCCAAGCAGGTCTCGCGCAGCCGCGCCGAGTCGGTCGAGATCAAGCAGGTTCCCAGCCGGAGCGGGGTATAG
- the nuoK gene encoding NADH-quinone oxidoreductase subunit NuoK gives MFEIGLGHYLTVAAILFTLGIFGIFLNRKNVIIILMSIELMLLAVNINFVAFSTHLQDLVGQIFALFVLTVAAAEAAIGLAILVVFFRNRGSIEVEDINMMKG, from the coding sequence ATGTTCGAGATCGGCCTTGGGCACTACCTGACCGTTGCCGCGATCCTCTTTACCCTGGGGATCTTCGGCATCTTCCTGAACCGTAAGAACGTCATCATCATCCTCATGTCCATCGAGCTGATGCTGCTGGCGGTAAACATCAACTTCGTGGCCTTTTCGACTCACCTGCAGGATCTGGTCGGACAGATCTTCGCGCTCTTCGTCCTCACCGTCGCGGCCGCAGAGGCGGCCATCGGCCTGGCGATCCTGGTGGTCTTTTTCCGCAACCGGGGCTCCATCGAAGTCGAAGACATCAACATGATGAAGGGCTAG